CGCTCGGTGGGCCTCGGGTTGGCTTATGCCTGAGCGCATCAGGTGCTCGTAGGCCGCGTCAGCTGAGGTCTCCAGGAGAGAGACAGCCGTCCGCGTTTGCGGCGGAGGAACGTCCGGGCTGAACGCGTCTCCTGCGATCGCGGACACCAACCGATGGTGGACGTCGAGCGGCCGCGGGTACGCCTCGAGCAGGGTGAGGACCTCGTGGGTGACCAGGTAGTCCGCGGTGACGGTGTCGCCGCGCAAGCGCGCATACCGCAGAAGGTCAGCGACCTGGTCGGCGACGCCGGGCCGGGCGGATACCTGGCGGTCGAGCTTCTCGAGGTAGCGGCGATCCAGCTGCAGTGTGGACCTGAGGTCCGAGTGCACCCGGATGGCCGAGGACAGCTGTTCGAACGAGGTGCAGCCGGAATTGCGCCGCAGCAGTGAACTCGCGATGTACTCGAACAGGGTGGTCGGCCGCAGACCTGTCCGGAGCAGCTCCTGGACCCGGTCGCCGCCGTCGGCGCTCACCAGCTTGGGCAGGTGGTAGATGGATGGCGCCGTTCCTCCCAGCGCGTGGATGATGGCGCGTTGAACCGGTTCGGCGGAGTACTTGTCGATACCGCGCACGCACACGCCAACGCCTGCGTCGATATCGTCGATCGCCGACGCGAAATGCCACAGCGGCCAGCCATTCGCGCGCAGTACCCGGACGGTGACCCCGGTCGTCTCCGATGTCACGGTCAGCTGCTCGCCGTGAACGCGAACGACGGTCGAGCCGTCCTCAAGAGTCTCCGCGAGCCCGGATCCCCGCAGCGATGCTGCCACCTCGTGGTAGCGCGACAGCCGGTCACTCTGCCTCATGACCCACGGCGCTCCCTGCACCGTGCCCAGTCGGCCGAGTGGGATGCGCGCCACCTGTTCGAGCTCCTCGAGCAGCGGCGCTTCGAACTCGTGCCGGGCCCGCGCCGGATTGGTGTCGTCGATGCGCACGAGCAGCCGTGCATCGGCGCCCAGGGTTCCGGCCGCGCGAACCACGAAAGCCGCGGCCGCGAGATGCGTGCGCACCGTGCCCAGCCGGAAACTCGGCCCGTTCGGTGACACCCCGATCCGGCCGACCAGCGGGGGAACGGTATCCGGCCTCACGCCGACGCCCGTAGGGCGAGCGCCGCGGTCGTCAGGTCGAGGATGCGCGAGGCGCTCACCTCGTCGGTGAAGCCACGGGCGAACACCCGTGCGGCCTCGCCCAGGTGTGCACGCCGTTCCAGCACACGCGTGAGCCGTGCCCACCACTCGCACGAGGATGCTGTCGGCTCGATCAGGAAGTCCTCGCCCGGAACCGCTTCAGGGACGCCACCGAGGCGAGTGGCCAGAACCGGAACACCCACGGCGGCGTACTCCAGCGCCGAGATGCAGAACGTCTCGGTGAATCCGGGCACCGCCCTGGTCGGCAACAGACCGGCGGCTGACGCCGCTCGCAAGCTGTGCAATCGGGCCGGGTCCACGTCACGTCGCACAAACAAGTTCGGCAGCCGCGCCTGGCGCCGGTCAAGCTCGCGTCCGATCTCGCCGCCGCCGGCGATGACGAACTGCACCGGGGAGCCCTCGGCGTACGCGTGCTCGGCCACGTCGGCCACCACATCGTGCCCCTTCTCGGGCGCCAGGCGACCGATGCTCGACACCACCGGACGCCTCGGATCGATCCCGAGCGAGACAAGATCTCGATCATTGATCTCGGCGGCCGGTGCCGCGAACGCGGAATCGGGGAGGCCCGGGTACCGGATGTGAACCCGGCTCGCGGTCGCCTCGGCCGCCTGCGCGCCGAAGATGTCGTCGACCGCGCGAACGAAACAGTCGGCGGTGTAGTGGGAGACGGCGCACAGCACGTCGGCGTCGACGACATCGGTGATCAGCAGTGCCGCCTGCCGATCCTCGACGTGCTCGCAGATCGAATCCAGCACGTCGCTTCCCTCGAGACTGTGCAGCAGCACAGGATGCCGACCGAACTCGCTCAGAACGCGCACGGCGCGATTCGCCGCCTCCGCGTGCGGGTCGGCGTAGTAGGTGAGGACGGCATCGACGTTGTGGTCCAGGCACACCCGCACCACCTCGGCAGCCATCGCCTTGATCAAGTGCCCGTCCACAGCCCGGCCATTCCGCGCCGATTGCGGGACGTGATGCACCACCACGTCGGCCCCGGCGTCGTCGCCCGGGTCGCGCGGTGTCCCGCAGTAGGTCACCTGGTGCTGAATCCGTCCCGTGATCCGGGCAAGCGCACGGTTGTTCCACAACGCCTGCTGGGCATGTCCAGAACGATACGGCGGGTACTTGCTGAGCGTCGCGAAACTCAAACCCGTATTCACGCCGTCTTCACCACGGGAAGATGCGGATGGCGGCGCTGGGTATCGGCCAACTGGAAGTCCAGGCTCAGGGCACGCCGGAACGTCTCCTCCGCAACGGTCAAGGCGCGTTCCTTCACGACGTCGTCCGCGATCGGCGCGCGCACCACGGCCTGCCACGGATCAGCCAAGGGCCTTCCGTTCTGCGAAGCCAGGTACACCGAGTTGGGCATCCCGAGTTGCGACCAGAGCTCCTCGCTCACCGCACGCGCGCACCCGTCGTACACACGGCCGGAGAAGTAGACCGGGTTCTTCCCCCACGGCGCGTCGAGCGACATCGGAAACTCAGTGCTGATCAGCCCGTTCGACCGATTTCCCCGCCCAACAACGCCCTCATCACCATGCTCCAGCGCCGTGCCGAGACCCAAGAGGTACAAGTCACCCGCGGCCACGTCATCACGGGTGTTCAGGTACAACGCGAACTCGTCGACATTCGGGACCTTCCGAAAGATCTCGTCAAGCACGTGCTGCACACGTGCTTTGATCGCGTCATAGTCCTCCCGCGATCCGATGGCCGACGCAAGAACCGGGACGCACGCCGTGACCTCCAGCCTGCGCCCCCTCCTTGAGGCGAGGATCTTGACGTCGCTCCCGATCTCCTTCGCCAGGCAGAGCCCTTCGAACAGTTCCTGCTCCGCCGCGAGCACCGCCATCTCCAAGGGCGTCCGAGGCGCACTCGCGATCGACAGGCTCGTGTCATTCGCCCGCCGCAGCGTCAGGTCAGGCAGATCCTCCAGCCCACGAGGCGCCCACCAATGCCAGCCCTTCGCCGACGATCCTGCGGACGGATTCGTGTTGTCGACAATCTCCCAATGGGAATCCTCGACCAGAGGAAGTGTCAGTGGCAGATAATCTCTTACCGCCTCGCGTGCGATCTCCAGCACAGGTATCTCCTGGCCGGAGAAACTTCGGCTGAACCGCCCGTTGAGAACGACGCGGAACTTCCTCACCTGGGCGTACGATCCAGGCGTAGCCCGCGCCTCGCCACCCAGCAAGGTGAGCTTGTCCACGTAATGGTGTAAGACCGCGCCGAAATTCTCAAGGCAGTAATTCGCGTAGCAGTACGAGATGATCTCGGCTAGTGCATCCGCCAAGCTGTCCGGATGCCCCCGGCCCTTCTTCTCGATAAACTCCAAAGACCGGGACGGTGATTGCTCCACATCAAGCTCGAACATGGTCATCCAATCTGCCGACCAAGATCACATTAGATTCCGCGGGCATCGACAGGGGTGCGGTCGCTGATCTTCATGCGCCCGCGGTTCAAGCCTCCGTGTCGGTGGTGGTAGCCCGTGACGCGCCTGTGTCGCGAGTGTCCCCGGAAGAGGTGCTCGTCAAGGTGAGCGAGCGGCGGAGCCAGGCCAACAGGCACCGATGCCGGGGCCTGTTGGCCTGGCACAGCACCGGGGGCAGCGACGCCGAGGATGTCGGTGCAGTACAACTCCATCCAGTTCGCTGCGTGGACAAGCCGTCCCACCGAGCCTGTCATGGTCGACGCGGCGTCGCGGAGTGCCTTCGCACTGACCGCAAGGACCGTCTCGTAGCTGCCCTGTGCAGTAAGCAGGGCAACGGCGGCGTCCTCAGCGCGCGATGCGGCCTCCTGCAACTGGGCCACCGGCAGGACCACAGCGATCTGGCGCAACCGCGCGGCCAGCGCCCGGCACAACGACAATCCCCTCGAACCCCCGACCTGGTGACTGGAGCCTCCGCCTCCAGAGGTTGACCCTAAGACATGGGGCTGGTGTGCGGAGCCACCGCGACTGGGTTTGGGGATCTGCCGACATGCCGCGTCGCCTTATGCGGCTCGCCGCCATGCGCGGGTGGCCGCTTCCTCAGGTCGTCAGGCTTGCGCGCTCGGACTTCCGTCAGGCACCCGCCGGTTGGTCGATCGCCGCTTCGTAGAAGGCATCAGCGATTGCCAGGATGACGCCATTGATCGCAGGCCCGTCGCTGAAGAAGTAGTCAGCCATTGTGTTGTGGGCATCCTGGTTGTCGACAACCGCCTCGGTGACTGCTGCCTGAAAGTCCTGCGACTCCATGAACTGCTTCTTCGAGTTCACTTTGGTCTGCCTGACCAGATCAGGGTATGCGAGCAGTCGCTGGACCAGCCCCTGGACGAACTCTCGGATCTGGGACTGGGTGAACGACTCGGCCCCGAAGAGGTCGTTCATCTTGTCGATGACCACCTGCAACGCGACGTACTTCGGCTCCTTCTTCGTGCCGCTCCCCGCCGCGTTGATGCCTTTCAGCTCGCCGTCGCCGGTCAGCGAGATGTCCACTGTGCTTGCCTTGGTGTGCTTCACCCCGACCAGAACCACGTCGGAGAGGTCGACCTCGGCAGCCCAGGAAGACTCGGCGATGACCTTTTCCAGCAGGCGCAGGAAGATCGAGAGCATCTCCAGGTACGGGTCGCCGTAGTCGATGATCTGGCTCATGAAGTCGTAGAGCCGCACGTAGGTGGAGACGTCCTTGCGGAAAAGGTCGAGGGTGGTGAGCGTGACTTTGTCGTCTTCCTCGATCGCTCTAGCGTAGCGGCGTCGGAAGTCGTGCTGCGCCGGGCTGATCGCCGCGGAGAGCGCGTTGTTGCCCTTGCGGGTGACCCACAGCTCGGCGACCGTGCGGACGTCGTCTTCGGTGTAGATCCCGGCCTGCGCGAGCTTGTTGGCGAGGTGGATGACGACGTACGGGTCGGTCTCGGTCTCCAAGGTGGCGTTCTTGAAGTACGGCTCGAAGGACGCCCTGATGTCCTCGGGCTTGTTCACGAAGTCGAGGACGAACGTCTTACGCTTCTGCTCCCCGCTTGCGGTGCGATGGGTGCGGTTGAGCCGGGAGAGCGTCTGCACCGCGGTGACTCCGGACAGCTTCTTGTCGACATACATCGCGGAGAGCAGCGGCTGATCGAACCCGGTCTGGAATTTGTTGGCGACCAGCATGATCTTGTAGGTCTCACCTTTGAACGCGGCGGCCAGATCGGCGCTGGCGCCGGGGTTCATGTTCGGTTCGGTGAACTCGTCGTTCTTGGTCGGCGCTGGTCCCCAGTCCGTGGCCCACTCTTCGTCCTCGGCCATCGACACGGCTCCGGAGAAAGCGACCAGGGTCCGGTAGTCGTAGGTGGCGTCCTGGGCTGCTCGCTTGGCGATGTAGGCGTCGATCGCCTTCTTGTACTTCACCGCGGCCTTGCGTGAGCCGGTCACGACCATCGCCTTGGCCTTGCCGTCCAGGAGGTGCGCGACGTTGATGTGGAAGTGCTCGACGATGATCTGGACCTTCTGGCTGATGTTCGTCGGGTGCAACTGGACCCAGCGCATCAGGCCCTTGCGGGCAGCGGCCTCGTCGACCTCGTAGCCGTCGCTGCCGTCACCGGCCGCATTGCCGGCGATCTTCATCGCGGTGTCGTAGGACTGATAGCCCTTCAGCACGTCGAGGATGTAGCCCTCTTCGATCGCCTGCTTCATCGAGTAGAGGTGGAACTCGACCGGCTTGCCGTCGGGGCCCTTGCGACCGAAGAGCTCCAGCGTCTTGTTCTTCGGCGTCGCGGTGAAGGCGAGGTAGGAGATGTTCGGCGACTCGGCGCGCTCGGTCATCTCCGCGGCCAGGACCGACTCGACGTCGACTGCGCCGCCGTCCTCGATCTCCTTGAGCTCCTCGGCGGTCAACACCTGCTTGAGCTTGGTGGAGATCTGGCCGGACTGGGAGGAGTGCGCCTCGTCAGCGATGACGGCGAACCGCTTGCCCTTCAGCCCGGAGTCAGCCCGGATCTCCTCAAGGGCGTGCGGGAACGTCTGCACCGTCACCGCGATGATCAGCTCGCCGTTCTTCAACGCCTGTGCCAGCAGACCGGACTTCGACTTCGCGCCCGCCTTGCGGACGTCCTCGGGGCTGATCGTGGCCACGATCTTGCCGGTGCCGTCGATCTGCCGGATCGCGTCCTGCAGCTGCCCGTCGAGCACGGTGCGGTCGACCACCACGATGACCGAATCGAAGACCTTCTTGTCCTCGACGTGCAGCCGCGCAAGGCGATGGGCTGTCCAGGCGATGGTGTTCGTTTTCCCGGACCCGGCTGAGTGCTCGATCAGATAGCGGTTGCCCACCCCCTCCTCGGCCACTGCGGCCACGATCTTCGTCACCGCCTCCCACTGGTGGAAGCGCGGGAAGAGCATGCTCGTGCGGCGCACCGAGGTGCCGGTGGTGACGTCCCACTCCTCCTTGGTCTGCACGATCATCAGGCGGCCGATGATGTTCAGCCAGGCGTGCTTCTCCCAGACCCGCTCCCACAGGTATGCCGTGGCGGACTTCCCGTCCTCGCCAGGAGGGTTCCCGCCACCGTCGAAGCCCATGTTGAACGGCAGGAAGTGGGTCTTGTCCCCCTCGAGTCTGGTGGTCATCGCGGCGAGGTCGTTGGAGACGGCGAAGTGGACCAGGGCCCGGTGACCGAAAGCCAGCAGCGGCTCAAGGCGGCCGTTCGTCAGCGGGTTGCGGTTCTTCTTGTACTGGTTGATCGCCTCATCCAGGGACTGGGTGAAGTCGGTCTTCAGCTCGACCGTGGCCACCGGGAGACCGTTGACGAAGAAGACCAGGTCGATGCTGCGCTGGTCAGCGGTGGAGAAGTGCACCTGCCGCATCACCCGCAACCGCATCGCGGCGTACTCGGCGTTGGTGGTCTCGTTCAGCGTCGTCTCGGGGCGGAACTGGGCCAGCTTCAGCCGCCCACCACCGATGTATTGCACGCCATTGCGCAGGATGTTGAGCGTCCCGCCGCCGTGTTCCAGGGGCTTGTCGAGCGCCGCGACCAGCACATCGAGGAACTTCGCCTGCGAGCCTGCGGCCTTCAAAGCCTTCTCGTACGCCGACTTCTGGGTCGCCTCCAACCAGGCGAACAGGTCCTCGGGGAACAGGGCGCGCTCGCGGTCGTAGCCGGTGTCCTTGTCCGAGTACAGCCAGCCGTGGGCGTGGAGGTGCTCACAGATCTCGGTCTCGAAGACTGCCTCGTTGTGGTCGGCCATCAGGCCACCTCTCGCACGTCGATCTGCCCCGTCACGGCGGCCGTGATCAGCGCCGCACGGCGCTCCTTCGAGAGTTCGATGAACCGCTCGGTCTCGGCGATGAGCGTATCGATTTTTGATGTCGCCCCGTTAATCGCAGCCACAACCCGTCGCTGCTCATCGAGCGCGGGAACAGGAACACGAAGCGCTCCAATGATGTCCGCGTTGAGGTTATCCATCGTTGAGCCGACCGAGGCCAACGAGAGCGCATCCCGGTTTCGACGACTACTGAAGACAAGTGCAATAAAGTGCGGATCAACTCTGTCGCCGTCCAGTCGAATCAGCGCCGATCCGGTGCCGCAGAGATAGCCTGCAGAGCCCGCATCGACAACTGCGCAGCGCCCCAGTTCCCCGCGTCGAGCTGCGACGATATCGGCAATATGCAAGGCATGCCGTGCCAGTTCTTCGGCCTTCGCCTTGCTCACCGTCACCTTCGCGTCGGGACGGATTACACCTGCGGCGATGTGCGAGGGATTGATGACGGGGATTCCCCTGTCGATGTATTCATCGGACTTCAACTGGCTTCCGAACGGTCCGGTCTGAATCAGCGAGGCAACCGAGCGAAGCGGGACCGACCAGTCGCTGCCGAGAAGCTGTCCCTCAGTAATAGCAGTTCGACGCTCACCGAGGAGGCCGATGAGGCGCTGCTGCTCCTTGATGAGGGTATCGATGCGGGCGGTCTCGCGGTTGAGGTATGCGACGATCGCGTCCTGTTCACTGCGTGGCGGGCGCGGCAGGACCATGTCTTTGAAGGTCAGCTTATCGAACGACGTTGACCGTTCTCGAATTCCCTTCGCCAACGACTGGATGAAGCCGCTATCCGCAGCAACGCGCAGTGCATGAGCAACATAGTACGGATTGTCGTCCGGAACTGCGTAGATATGGACGACCGGCGACATCTTTCCGTTCGAGTCCGAGACGCCCATCGCGCCCGCGAATCCGTCCATGCTGTGAATTACAAGCTCGCCGATGCGGACTCCTTGGTATCCGATCTCCTTCAATGACTCCGTGAAACCGTCAATACGCCGATTGGTGCGCAGGGTCACCTGGCCGTCCCGAAATGCAGTTACAACGCCCTCTCCCGACGACGGGGTACGCTGGACTAGATGGGCAACTGTTCTACCGCGCGCCAAACTCCAATGCGCGGGCAGCGGGGGGAGCCACGGCGGCAGTTCCGTTCTCATCCCTCAACCTCCCTTAGCAGTTCGAGGATCTTGGCGACCTGTTTCTCCATGTCGGCGTCGATCTCGGCGAGCGGGCGGGGCGGGACATATTTGTAAAAGTGGCGGGCGAAGGGGATCTCGTAGCCGGTCTTGACCTTGGCCCAGTCGATCCAGGCGTCGGGGAAGTGCGGCTTTACCTCGGCGTCGAAGTAGGCCTGTATGACATCGAGCTTGCCGGCTGGGCCGGCGGTGGAGCCGCCGTAGGTGAAGGGCACGTTCTCGGTGTCGCGTTTCTTGGTGTCGGGTTTCGGTTTGCCCTTGCGGTCGACGACGGGTTTGCCGTCCTCGTCCAGCAGGGGTCGCTCGACGGTGATGGTCCAGTAGCCGAACTCGTCGTTGCGTAGCACCTTGGAGGTGTCGGGGTCAGCGTCGGTGAAGTCGGTGTACAGCTTGACGATTGTGGCTCGGTTGGTGTCGCTGATCTCGCGGCCTTTGGCGCCGAGGTTCTTGCGCATTTTGGTCCAGAATGAGGAGCCGTCGATGAGCTGGACGGTGCCTTTGCGGTCGGGGTGCTTGGCGTTGTCGAGAATCCAGATGTAGGTGGCGATGCCGGTGTTGAAGAACATGTTGGTCGGCAGCGCGACGATCGCCTCGACGAGGTCGTTCTCCAGCAGCCACTTGCGGATGTTCGACGGGCCGGACTCGGCGGCGCCGTTGAACAGCGGGGAGCCGTTCATGACGATCCCGACCCGGCCGCCGCCGTCCTCCGGTGCGCGCATCTTGTGGGCCAGGTGCAGCAAGAACAGCATCTGACCGTCAGAGGTGGCCGGGAGGCCAGGCGCGAAGCGGCCATAGGGGCCGGCGGAGTCGCGCTCCTTCTGAATGGCCTTGGCGTACTGCTTCCAGTCCACGCCGTAGGGCGGGTTGGACATGCAGAAGTCGAACTGGCGACCCTTGAACGCGTCGTCAGTCAACGTGTTGCCGAAGGCGATGTTGGTCGCGTCGTGGCCCTTGGCGAGCAGGTCGGACTTGCAGATGGCGTAGGACTGCGGGTTGTACTCCTGGCCATACAGGCTGAGCCGGGCGTCCGGATTCTGCGCGAGCAGGTGCTCCTCGGCAAGCGAGAGCATGCCGCCGGTGCCCGCGGTGGGGTCATAGAGCGACCGGATGATGCCCGCCTCGGTCAGGTCGGCGTCCTTCTCAGCGAAGAGCAGGTCGACCAGCAGCCGGATCGCGTCGCGCGGTGTGTAGTGGTCGCCGGAGGTCTCGTTGGCGGCCTCGTTGAACTTGCGGATGATGTACTCGAACGCATCCCCCATGTCCGAGTTGGACACCACGTCGGGATGGAGGTCGACGGCTCCGAACGCCTTGACGACCTCGCGCAAGAGCCCCGCCTTCTCCAGCGCGAGAATCTCCTTTTTGAAGTCGAAGTAGTCGAACACGTCGACATCTGCAGAGAACCGGTCGATGTAGTCGGCGAGGTTGTCCGCGAGACCGTCGGCGTCGGCCAGGAGATTGGCGAAGGAGTAGCGCGAGGTGTTGTAGAACGGCCGGCCGGTGGCCTTGGTGACCTCGACCCTGAGCCGGTTGGGGTTGTCGTACCTGGCGGCCAGCTCGCGCACGGTCTCGCGGTCGGGTTCGAGGATGCAGTCGAGACGGCGCAGGATCGTGAGCGGCAGGATTACGTTTCCGTACTGGTTAGGGCGGTAAGGGCCCCGAAGCTGGTCCGCGATCGACCAGATGAAGCTACCGAGTGTGCTCACAACGATCCTTACGTAAGTCAGCTAGACAGATGTCATCTTGCCGCAGACTGCCACTCGTCCGGCCGTCAGGCGTGGAGTGATTCTGCCGTTACTGAGTTGTTGCAGGCGACTGAACAGCCGGACCAACAGCAGGCTGGGCCTGACCCGTTTTGACGGGCATCCTTCGCGTCAAGCCCCGGTGAACATGTGAGGTTCCGTGATCGCCCCGGCGGGAGCAACCCCGCCCTGCGGTGGTCACGCCGAGGTGATCCCGAGCAGCGGCAGGCAGGGGGCGAGTCCGTGGGTGGTGACCGGGATCCCTAGGCCGCAGTGAGGGGCGTGGCGTCCTGGTCGTGGATGCCGTCGGCGGGCCGCGTCCGCCAGCGTGGCCAGTTCCTCGGGCGAGGGCAGCCGTAGTTCCAGCCTTGGGGTGGTCAGCCGCAGCTCGACCAGCGGAAAGTGATCAACTAGCATGCCTCCTCCT
The window above is part of the Allokutzneria albata genome. Proteins encoded here:
- a CDS encoding glycosyltransferase family 4 protein; translation: MAAEVVRVCLDHNVDAVLTYYADPHAEAANRAVRVLSEFGRHPVLLHSLEGSDVLDSICEHVEDRQAALLITDVVDADVLCAVSHYTADCFVRAVDDIFGAQAAEATASRVHIRYPGLPDSAFAAPAAEINDRDLVSLGIDPRRPVVSSIGRLAPEKGHDVVADVAEHAYAEGSPVQFVIAGGGEIGRELDRRQARLPNLFVRRDVDPARLHSLRAASAAGLLPTRAVPGFTETFCISALEYAAVGVPVLATRLGGVPEAVPGEDFLIEPTASSCEWWARLTRVLERRAHLGEAARVFARGFTDEVSASRILDLTTAALALRASA
- a CDS encoding restriction endonuclease subunit S, whose translation is MTLRTNRRIDGFTESLKEIGYQGVRIGELVIHSMDGFAGAMGVSDSNGKMSPVVHIYAVPDDNPYYVAHALRVAADSGFIQSLAKGIRERSTSFDKLTFKDMVLPRPPRSEQDAIVAYLNRETARIDTLIKEQQRLIGLLGERRTAITEGQLLGSDWSVPLRSVASLIQTGPFGSQLKSDEYIDRGIPVINPSHIAAGVIRPDAKVTVSKAKAEELARHALHIADIVAARRGELGRCAVVDAGSAGYLCGTGSALIRLDGDRVDPHFIALVFSSRRNRDALSLASVGSTMDNLNADIIGALRVPVPALDEQRRVVAAINGATSKIDTLIAETERFIELSKERRAALITAAVTGQIDVREVA
- a CDS encoding glutamate--tRNA ligase family protein, whose product is MRTHLAAAAFVVRAAGTLGADARLLVRIDDTNPARARHEFEAPLLEELEQVARIPLGRLGTVQGAPWVMRQSDRLSRYHEVAASLRGSGLAETLEDGSTVVRVHGEQLTVTSETTGVTVRVLRANGWPLWHFASAIDDIDAGVGVCVRGIDKYSAEPVQRAIIHALGGTAPSIYHLPKLVSADGGDRVQELLRTGLRPTTLFEYIASSLLRRNSGCTSFEQLSSAIRVHSDLRSTLQLDRRYLEKLDRQVSARPGVADQVADLLRYARLRGDTVTADYLVTHEVLTLLEAYPRPLDVHHRLVSAIAGDAFSPDVPPPQTRTAVSLLETSADAAYEHLMRSGISQPEAHRALRWVLCGLSSGPDFRTLWEWHQRNGTLRDRLAAASRTIVELTRGGTT
- a CDS encoding methionine adenosyltransferase, whose protein sequence is MTMFELDVEQSPSRSLEFIEKKGRGHPDSLADALAEIISYCYANYCLENFGAVLHHYVDKLTLLGGEARATPGSYAQVRKFRVVLNGRFSRSFSGQEIPVLEIAREAVRDYLPLTLPLVEDSHWEIVDNTNPSAGSSAKGWHWWAPRGLEDLPDLTLRRANDTSLSIASAPRTPLEMAVLAAEQELFEGLCLAKEIGSDVKILASRRGRRLEVTACVPVLASAIGSREDYDAIKARVQHVLDEIFRKVPNVDEFALYLNTRDDVAAGDLYLLGLGTALEHGDEGVVGRGNRSNGLISTEFPMSLDAPWGKNPVYFSGRVYDGCARAVSEELWSQLGMPNSVYLASQNGRPLADPWQAVVRAPIADDVVKERALTVAEETFRRALSLDFQLADTQRRHPHLPVVKTA
- a CDS encoding HsdM family class I SAM-dependent methyltransferase → MSTLGSFIWSIADQLRGPYRPNQYGNVILPLTILRRLDCILEPDRETVRELAARYDNPNRLRVEVTKATGRPFYNTSRYSFANLLADADGLADNLADYIDRFSADVDVFDYFDFKKEILALEKAGLLREVVKAFGAVDLHPDVVSNSDMGDAFEYIIRKFNEAANETSGDHYTPRDAIRLLVDLLFAEKDADLTEAGIIRSLYDPTAGTGGMLSLAEEHLLAQNPDARLSLYGQEYNPQSYAICKSDLLAKGHDATNIAFGNTLTDDAFKGRQFDFCMSNPPYGVDWKQYAKAIQKERDSAGPYGRFAPGLPATSDGQMLFLLHLAHKMRAPEDGGGRVGIVMNGSPLFNGAAESGPSNIRKWLLENDLVEAIVALPTNMFFNTGIATYIWILDNAKHPDRKGTVQLIDGSSFWTKMRKNLGAKGREISDTNRATIVKLYTDFTDADPDTSKVLRNDEFGYWTITVERPLLDEDGKPVVDRKGKPKPDTKKRDTENVPFTYGGSTAGPAGKLDVIQAYFDAEVKPHFPDAWIDWAKVKTGYEIPFARHFYKYVPPRPLAEIDADMEKQVAKILELLREVEG
- a CDS encoding type I restriction endonuclease subunit R, coding for MADHNEAVFETEICEHLHAHGWLYSDKDTGYDRERALFPEDLFAWLEATQKSAYEKALKAAGSQAKFLDVLVAALDKPLEHGGGTLNILRNGVQYIGGGRLKLAQFRPETTLNETTNAEYAAMRLRVMRQVHFSTADQRSIDLVFFVNGLPVATVELKTDFTQSLDEAINQYKKNRNPLTNGRLEPLLAFGHRALVHFAVSNDLAAMTTRLEGDKTHFLPFNMGFDGGGNPPGEDGKSATAYLWERVWEKHAWLNIIGRLMIVQTKEEWDVTTGTSVRRTSMLFPRFHQWEAVTKIVAAVAEEGVGNRYLIEHSAGSGKTNTIAWTAHRLARLHVEDKKVFDSVIVVVDRTVLDGQLQDAIRQIDGTGKIVATISPEDVRKAGAKSKSGLLAQALKNGELIIAVTVQTFPHALEEIRADSGLKGKRFAVIADEAHSSQSGQISTKLKQVLTAEELKEIEDGGAVDVESVLAAEMTERAESPNISYLAFTATPKNKTLELFGRKGPDGKPVEFHLYSMKQAIEEGYILDVLKGYQSYDTAMKIAGNAAGDGSDGYEVDEAAARKGLMRWVQLHPTNISQKVQIIVEHFHINVAHLLDGKAKAMVVTGSRKAAVKYKKAIDAYIAKRAAQDATYDYRTLVAFSGAVSMAEDEEWATDWGPAPTKNDEFTEPNMNPGASADLAAAFKGETYKIMLVANKFQTGFDQPLLSAMYVDKKLSGVTAVQTLSRLNRTHRTASGEQKRKTFVLDFVNKPEDIRASFEPYFKNATLETETDPYVVIHLANKLAQAGIYTEDDVRTVAELWVTRKGNNALSAAISPAQHDFRRRYARAIEEDDKVTLTTLDLFRKDVSTYVRLYDFMSQIIDYGDPYLEMLSIFLRLLEKVIAESSWAAEVDLSDVVLVGVKHTKASTVDISLTGDGELKGINAAGSGTKKEPKYVALQVVIDKMNDLFGAESFTQSQIREFVQGLVQRLLAYPDLVRQTKVNSKKQFMESQDFQAAVTEAVVDNQDAHNTMADYFFSDGPAINGVILAIADAFYEAAIDQPAGA